The window GTGAGAAGTGTTTAGCAGACCATTACTGTCCAAGTAAATTAGAAACAATACAAAAGTGCCCCAAACATAACGAGACTTTGTCAGAGGAACGAACCGATTTTACCACCATAGATAGCTGCCTCTGCAAAAGGGGATATGAACCTATTAACATGAAAAAGGTACAAGAAAAGGGATCAAGGGAAGAGCATTATTATAACCTATTCTTTAATACCTACTCTTATAAACCAAAGCAAATTGACCCCAAACATATTTGCATGGAATGTAGCATAGGTTATTACAAAGACACTGTATCATCagagaaatgtaaaaaatgtccaAACAAATCTATGAATAAAAAGTTTGGAAGTACCACCGTAGAAAGTTGCAACTCATGTTATAGTGGTTACTACAAAGATTCGGAGAAGGTCTGTTCTACATGTCTCCCCAACCACTTCTGTGTGGGTAGCTTTCCTCCCGATGAATTGACTCAATACATTGGAGATGCAGTCATATGTCCAAAAAACTCCGTCACGCAGGTGCCGAACGAATATAATAACTCCTTTAAGGATTGCTTATGTATAGAAGGGTACGTAAAGCACCTCCAAGAATCTTACAACTTAAATGAGCACTGTAAATTGGCCCCACTGAACTTTTACAAAGATACTATATCGAACGACTTGGGCACTTCCTGTCCCCCCAATAGCATCACCCTAGTGAAGGGGGCTAAATCTATTCACGAGTGCATATGCCGTAAGGGCTTTTACTATAACAGGAATAGGGGAATGTGTATGGAATGCCCCATAGGATATTACTGCCCCGAGAGAAAcagaaagaacaaatttaGCGGGCCTATAAAATGCCCTGAAAATTCTGGAAATCTAAAAATGGGTTCTTACGAATTGGCTAACTGCCAATGCAACTTTGGCTACACCCCCAACGCCCCGGTCAATAAGGTTATAAATGCGTACACGTCTGTCAGGAGGCAGAGTACCCGCCATAGTAGCGAACAACCTAGTCAGTTCCCCTCATTTGTGCACTTCGGGAAAGTCCTCACAAGGAGGAACGCCTTCATTCATAGTATGGCAAACGTGGCTACTACCCATGAACAGAGCAAGACACCTAAGAAGAACCCCTCCTTGCTGCTATGCAGCAGGTGCCCAAACTCGACCTACAAATCGACTATAGCGAATGAAGCCTGTCACGAGTGCCCCCCTAATAGTGTTACTCTTAGGAATATCAACAACGCAGACTTCTACTTCTGCCTCTGCAATGAGGGGTACTACTTGGAAGAACGGACGTGCAAGCCGTGCTCCTTCACGAAGATGTACTGCCAGGGGGAGAGCATATTCGAAGTGCCCCCGGACATGTACAATCAGATGATCGAGGTCATTAGGAGGCACATCGAGTCGTTCGGCCCCTCCCAGGGGCGCCGCTTCGTTAACTGGGTGATCCATGAATATAGTATGCTCGGGGGTGACGGGGCGCACAGGGGGAAGGCGGAAAGTCAGAAGGGGGGTCAATCCAGCAGTCAGGGTGGAAATGTGGACGCATCTCAGGGGGGGGCTCAGGGTGGAAGTGCGAGCGCATCTCAGGGGGGGGCTCAGGGTGGATCTCAGAGCGGAGCTGCTATTCGACCCCGCGAAGGCGCACGTCCGGGTAAGTGGCGCAAACAGGGCAAGCGCCGCAGGAAACGCCCCATCGGTAACTACTTCGGTAAGCCCCTCCCCGTCATGCTGCTCAGCCGCCTGAGCACCATAGCTGACGCGTCCACGAGTCTCTCCCTGAAGAGGCACCAACTAGCGGATACTCCAAACGGGCAAATGaaccagaaaaaaaggcaagaCAATGTAATGAACCTTCTTTTGAAGAGATTCTTCTACAGAGACAACAACAACGTAGTGTACGCAAAGTATCAGCATTTTGTGAAATGCCCAGATAATACGGCAATCCCGCTGGGAGTAGATTCTGTCCACAATTACGATGACTGTAAATGTGCCAAGGGGTACTACCTAGAATCGAAGGATATGAGCAGATCGGTTAAGGTATGCAAACGGTGTAAAGAAGGGACATTCAAAAACTTCGTTGGAGATGAAACATCCTGTGTGTCTTGTCCCCCCAAATCGACAAGTTTGGAAGGATCTATTTACCCAACGCACTGCTTCTGTAAGGAGGGTTTTTTTTACAGTAAACAGAACTGTTTGGCTTGCTTAGAAGGGGCCATATGCAAAGGAGGGTTATACCAAAATGCCATGAGTAGAATCCAATTAGGGTTAGAAAATATTCACATAACTGCAGAAGATCATGTGAAGCCAGAATCTAAAAAAGGGTACTACTTAGATGAAGttatgacaaaaaatatagatgTAAGTGAGTGGAAGTTTATAAAATGTCCAATACAAGGTGCCTGTCTTGAACGAAATAAATGTCATCACACCATGAATAATTACTTATGTGTAGAATGTGCAAAGGGATATACCAACACATTTATGCGATCTGTGTGTGTAAAATGTCCAAATAATACAGTCAACATAGTTATCCTATTCTCCATCTATATTACATTCTGCTTTATCATCATTCTGATATCATACTTGAATGTGTCCTCTGGATTTTACAGAAGGTCGATCCATTCaattgttataaaaattgctGTGAATTATATTTCGAGTATGCTACTGATTAACATTttagaagataaaaatttccttttaccAGAGTTTGTATACCAGTTGTATATCAATATTACCAAGTTGATAAATATAGGAGAGAGTAGAAGAATCATTAGCATCGATTGTTTATTGAGACATTATTTTGACCTAAGCTATGCGGACTCTTTCTTTTACTCCagtttgttatttttttttatccctgtACTCCTCATGGGGACGTTAACTTTTATGTTATTTGTTATCCTGAATATATACACTCTGTTGAGGAAGAGAGCAATAGCGAACAAACTGGACTTGCTCAGTATagccaaaagggagagaatTTACTTCTTGGCAAACTCCTTGGAGAAATGCTATTCTAAAGAAAGATTCATCATGATGTTGagatatataaaattagaaCACTACACTTGGATGGATAgagcatttattttttttgaagatatGATTCCAGTATATgttacctttttatttatgataCATGCAAAAACGTCTCTGCGAATGTTTCAGCTCTTTGACTGCTCGTACATTATGTACACAAAGAATTTGGGCAGATATATCCTAAGTAGGGTTAGTAGTGTCCAGTGTGATTTGAAGACAGATTATTTgaagtttttcattttgggtGTATCAGGAACGGTTATATGGTCTGTGGGTATCCCCTTACTCTCCTTCTTCGTCCTGTACACTAATAGGCACAATTTGTTTCAAGAAAATGCTCGCATAAAATATGGCTTCCTACACAATGGGTATTTGCCAAACAGGTGGTACTGGGAGATTATCGTCTTTGCGaggaagatattttttcttttcatcaCCACAGTTGTGTTGTTCCCATCAGACGAAACGAACACTTCCAAGTTGCTGCTAATTACTTTCGTGGCGATATTTTCcttgtgtgtgcattttatATTCCAACCATTTGATaagagaaatttttttaccctaAACAAGTTGGAAAATACCAGCCTCTTCATATGGACATCAACCATTGTGGTtacctccattttgctttctaTCAATTTGAATGAATTTCTGAACTTTgtgattttgttttccctaaTTTTGCTGCATGTCATGTTCACTGTGAAATTGTTGATTTGTCTGTTCTACGAGTGCATCGATAACCTCAGACGGAAGAAGGCACTCTACCACGTGCCCATTGTTAGCAGTTTTGCCAAAGCACTCGTGGATGTTGTACAAAGGAGAAAGGCACAGGAGCCCCTAATTTCCTACGACAAGAATGCAAGACAAATTTCGATTATTTTACCTGACCGcgttatgaagaaaaaaaaaaaagtcagaCTTTTTGCTAACCCGTTCGGGcgaattttcaaaaatgtgcgcggcttttggaaaaaggggatgaAGCAGCTGGGGGGGGGCCGCTCCAGTGATAATGGCAGTCTTGGCAGGATTGGCAGTCTTGGGAGTTTTGGCAGTTTTGGCAGTCTTGGCAGGCTTGGCACTCTTGGCAGTCTTCGCAGCTGTGGAAGCACCCAAAAAGGGAGCCACTGCGGTAGCCACTGCGGTAGCCGCGGAGGGCACGCGCAACTCAGGCAAGGCACAGGAGAAGATCTCCCAAACGACGAATCCCTTGGAAACATCCAAAAGGGGTcatcaaaaaagggggcgaaAAGAAGACCAACACGTGGAGCCAAGAATGACGCACAACATGGAAGCCTGAACgtgcagggaaaaaaaggaaataaaaatgatgaccattttttcccacaaaATTTAccggaaaaacaaaaaatgagtttctccttttttcccaaaaataattatcagTCCGTCTGtgcaaatatgaacaagGAGCAGCGAATGTTCGCAATTGAAATTTACAAAGAATTGCTCGACATATTCATGAAGAACGTCACGTTAACGTACATTTCGGAAAGCTTTTTCgaattcatatttaaaattaccATCAACATAGGAAACTTGATTGACAATCTGGACCAGAAGGATAAAATATTCGTGTCCATGGATCAGGAGCAGAACTTTAAGAACATTATTCAGTGGTCTCTCGAACGGATGGAAAAATGtagcgaaaataaaaagttggaAGAAAGCAAGAtaattaatttgaaaaattgtaaatatgaTTGTGGTTTGCTTAATCTCGATGTGGACACGCTGCAAGTTCCTTCTTCGCTCTTTGAAGAGGACCGAATGGAGTCCTATCGAAGCGTTGGCAAGACGGCACCAGGGGAGTCGTCTAGGGAAACTTCTGGAAAGTCCAGCCTAAGCGGAGGAAAGGGTCCCGAAATTCAAGGTAACACCCTCGGCGCGCCAGCACTTCGCTCGCCATTACGTGGCCCCATCGATAGGTTACACGATCGATTGGGCGCAGCCTCGAATTATCTCATCACCACAGCACCGCTTCACAGCACCGCTTCACACCACCGCTTTACACCACCGCTTCACACCACCGCTTCACACCACCGCTTCACACCACCGCTTCACACCACCGCTTCAcaccgccgcttcaccccccGCACAGTGTCCgaggaagagaaagagaaaCTCTTCTCATTCTTCAGCGACGATCTCCTGGACAGGAAAATCCCCCTCTCcgaattttatataatcctCACAGAACTCAAGCTCAAGTATTGCGGAAACCTCACTGCCTACTTTTACATGTTCAGgcaatacaaaaaattggaaaagctccaggaaaggaagaagctgaGAAGGCTAAACAAGAAGCTGCGCAAGTGCCAACGAATTAGTgacacgaagaagaaaaagtccGGCGAACAAATGCTcgagaaggacaaaataaaagaaaaaacagcgCTACTGTACAAGGAACATAAAGACCTCACTAAAATGTTGGAGCAGCTGAAAGGGCAGTACATTAATATAAGTAGGAACGATtcggaaattttttcatctgaGGAATTTGGAATGCCCGATATGGATGGCGACATTTCCCCTTCCAGTGGGGGCTCCATCGAGGGCGTGCTTCTTTCGATGGGCTTCGATCAGAAGGAACCCGAAAGCGATCGGGGCGAGCGGAAGTTCAAGTGAGGAGTGCGCGGAGCGGGTAAGTCCCACCAGTTGGCTAATTAGCGGTTtggcgcaattttttaaccacccccttttaacttttctccccattttgatgtcaattttttttttttttaagtccacCGTCGGGTACTACCCTTTTCTTGCCCACGTTTGtgttgtttttattcttttcacatttggCGCACGTCGACGAGGTGACCAATGTGTGATTTGTTTGTGTCTACAATGTGTTTACGCGGTTACACCCCCCCATTTATGTGGCTGCCTATTCCCACCGTTGCCATGAAACTAGGCTAACCTCCTGCAATACCAAAAGTCACCCCACACGGCTAACCTTTTTTGCGTTATAGTTCTGTGCTACTTCCCCATTTCAAGGCATCAACCTTGTTCACATATTTTAAGCGATACGAGAATTATNNNNNNNNNNNNNNNNNNNNNNNNNNNNNNNNNNNNNNNNNNNNNNNNNNNN of the Plasmodium cynomolgi strain B DNA, chromosome 7, whole genome shotgun sequence genome contains:
- a CDS encoding cysteine repeat modular protein (putative), whose product is MTINLMILFLTILWLYVPTCRNEKREGLKIFDVNSVEGEWKNEQAAERGRRRPIGGSQVKVGEDGAMGLKWGRRKRGRRGGLASEMHSEMHSEMHNEMHREVNGQGDKPTEERHPAESFAQSTLIYLYQSRDLDSALQIMLNQYCHPHIARFSEKTNQCHCFDKLKLIRHVNSPRCVDNCGKIIKCFGFPTTLPIKSIPREVVNRLKKKSCIISKKQRKLDNLCGENKVFRYHRNKQYCIPHNVLDMDKVSASCFNEFSKITLCAGFLEDADKDIANFKVNYKNSVRSILYDLCSEELRGNGEMYNGCQDRSISGHICLPWSALNIVEILGIEYTHNYCRNPEKLRTIYCFVNKNGFIFREFCEIKKDIIMNDITYINESFFNFDVTMKNVSDFRLSLITGDCSDPPKRNEDHLRNIIQESTDYTYHIVDGDIAVTISFRNFYMRVYRNPVFSICACYRDYYSNEHFKSCLRGGYLTKVGSMLSSDHIFNTSVNVFNVNKENNLSLNIDNALMQNREIYIMHGEYSYECRNLRFLENMHPTGFEKLINIDISKSIQRITHNWSRSKGYSTVYAYADKIFDMQTMLNRNNDFTREISEGLDISGENDKEGVSQFSFHKISNLKNGSNLICIKNPEYSIVRYTYVGRIILSDYNTSNVKYILKKETTVFEDRVFLNDMSNFSLNEHLFSLSTSSCPLTNASHLKEFSTKIVEETHINRLRKYSSAFYYNYIKSSFRKSSQNDDILEGAKKKNRFYTFSLQQIKSTGVSLNYFCERKSQFDGLSSVSLINLSNFIFSPYEDFAHFFHVRSVPDSTHNTYLTIKLFGVLRTHFYIHEEETTPLKMSILSLWSHEEDNYVSLWFVTAEHLTPFFLMKYNFYAPTFSFLELVPPKAPAIATANTANSANTANRSNTANPGNAANPANPGNAANPANPGNAANPANPANPGNAANPVNSVGTAPSGLETDDTNSIPPASSQSAADSSMNPNAIAYIYTFSRKQLAMKKYRTSDFYDFTLEKTRYAVKLSRTNSIHKFTYQGDTFFLFLLNDNLISLWNSYFEEIHLNDSDLNNFIKSTPIKIQCLNKSIITCFVLYEFHQILWFDLVLDPAVKLRSLTGAPPSGAHAEKKETYALGEKMTKLSPKQSFIDQKNENKSFGIQSKNVPSREVKKGYIKHMYTYIEKDLEIVSEIAKDMTVIRKMDEYIIYVSNSESNKLHIYSTDMSEKKIEYYRYVRNEHMSSYKINSIFTYSHKETNFINSFITKENEMQHAVSSFMHERLSTTKVTYKQNTWHVYNKSIELAPVIKGDKKQIKYFTITDMSPSLKGQKVIILKKTGVILIKLNKIRTPEIELTVTMHGLFHVSTLHVRFKIVCMIGHYFENKKCHPCPKGSYNNLNEIKKNIKWYTSCIPCKENKTTFEPFPTKEQHCVCDVGYEYIKDPQNPHQFICSPCKFGEYKDTISNNLCKGNGCIENSTSYVLGAKTEAESFCTCDPGYFLTFDKFESPKCEKCLADHYCPSKLETIQKCPKHNETLSEERTDFTTIDSCLCKRGYEPINMKKVQEKGSREEHYYNLFFNTYSYKPKQIDPKHICMECSIGYYKDTVSSEKCKKCPNKSMNKKFGSTTVESCNSCYSGYYKDSEKVCSTCLPNHFCVGSFPPDELTQYIGDAVICPKNSVTQVPNEYNNSFKDCLCIEGYVKHLQESYNLNEHCKLAPLNFYKDTISNDLGTSCPPNSITLVKGAKSIHECICRKGFYYNRNRGMCMECPIGYYCPERNRKNKFSGPIKCPENSGNLKMGSYELANCQCNFGYTPNAPVNKVINAYTSVRRQSTRHSSEQPSQFPSFVHFGKVLTRRNAFIHSMANVATTHEQSKTPKKNPSLLLCSRCPNSTYKSTIANEACHECPPNSVTLRNINNADFYFCLCNEGYYLEERTCKPCSFTKMYCQGESIFEVPPDMYNQMIEVIRRHIESFGPSQGRRFVNWVIHEYSMLGGDGAHRGKAESQKGGQSSSQGGNVDASQGGAQGGSASASQGGAQGGSQSGAAIRPREGARPGKWRKQGKRRRKRPIGNYFGKPLPVMLLSRLSTIADASTSLSLKRHQLADTPNGQMNQKKRQDNVMNLLLKRFFYRDNNNVVYAKYQHFVKCPDNTAIPLGVDSVHNYDDCKCAKGYYLESKDMSRSVKVCKRCKEGTFKNFVGDETSCVSCPPKSTSLEGSIYPTHCFCKEGFFYSKQNCLACLEGAICKGGLYQNAMSRIQLGLENIHITAEDHVKPESKKGYYLDEVMTKNIDVSEWKFIKCPIQGACLERNKCHHTMNNYLCVECAKGYTNTFMRSVCVKCPNNTVNIVILFSIYITFCFIIILISYLNVSSGFYRRSIHSIVIKIAVNYISSMLLINILEDKNFLLPEFVYQLYINITKLINIGESRRIISIDCLLRHYFDLSYADSFFYSSLLFFFIPVLLMGTLTFMLFVILNIYTLLRKRAIANKLDLLSIAKRERIYFLANSLEKCYSKERFIMMLRYIKLEHYTWMDRAFIFFEDMIPVYVTFLFMIHAKTSLRMFQLFDCSYIMYTKNLGRYILSRVSSVQCDLKTDYLKFFILGVSGTVIWSVGIPLLSFFVLYTNRHNLFQENARIKYGFLHNGYLPNRWYWEIIVFARKIFFLFITTVVLFPSDETNTSKLLLITFVAIFSLCVHFIFQPFDKRNFFTLNKLENTSLFIWTSTIVVTSILLSINLNEFLNFVILFSLILLHVMFTVKLLICLFYECIDNLRRKKALYHVPIVSSFAKALVDVVQRRKAQEPLISYDKNARQISIILPDRVMKKKKKVRLFANPFGRIFKNVRGFWKKGMKQLGGGRSSDNGSLGRIGSLGSFGSFGSLGRLGTLGSLRSCGSTQKGSHCGSHCGSRGGHAQLRQGTGEDLPNDESLGNIQKGSSKKGAKRRPTRGAKNDAQHGSLNVQGKKGNKNDDHFFPQNLPEKQKMSFSFFPKNNYQSVCANMNKEQRMFAIEIYKELLDIFMKNVTLTYISESFFEFIFKITINIGNLIDNLDQKDKIFVSMDQEQNFKNIIQWSLERMEKCSENKKLEESKIINLKNCKYDCGLLNLDVDTLQVPSSLFEEDRMESYRSVGKTAPGESSRETSGKSSLSGGKGPEIQVSEEEKEKLFSFFSDDLLDRKIPLSEFYIILTELKLKYCGNLTAYFYMFRQYKKLEKLQERKKLRRLNKKLRKCQRISDTKKKKSGEQMLEKDKIKEKTALLYKEHKDLTKMLEQLKGQYINISRNDSEIFSSEEFGMPDMDGDISPSSGGSIEGVLLSMGFDQKEPESDRGERKFK